The Rhizobium etli 8C-3 genome has a segment encoding these proteins:
- a CDS encoding PIG-L deacetylase family protein, with the protein MEKGCERMLSDVFGRTLVIAPHADDEVLGAGGTIARLASEGAEVRIVIVTEGKPPQYPSEAVSRLRDEARLAHAILGVGKTDWMGFPAAGLAETAVSDLNRSLFEIMTAYSPQTLLLPFVGDMHVDHQIVFTSALVAARPHQEQYPRLILAYETLSETNWNAAYVTPSFVPHVFIDIEEHLETKLEAMSAFQSQLRPPPHERAIETLRALATLRGATVFSQAAEAFVMVRQVL; encoded by the coding sequence ATGGAAAAAGGCTGCGAACGCATGTTGAGCGATGTCTTCGGTAGGACGCTTGTCATCGCGCCCCATGCGGACGACGAGGTCCTCGGGGCAGGTGGTACAATTGCACGGCTCGCTTCGGAGGGAGCCGAAGTTCGGATCGTCATCGTAACCGAGGGTAAGCCGCCGCAATACCCATCCGAGGCCGTATCTCGCTTGAGGGACGAGGCTCGCCTGGCGCACGCTATCCTTGGTGTCGGCAAAACCGATTGGATGGGTTTCCCCGCAGCCGGCCTGGCCGAGACGGCCGTTTCCGATTTGAACCGCTCGCTGTTCGAGATCATGACGGCATATTCCCCGCAAACGCTTCTCCTCCCTTTCGTCGGAGACATGCATGTCGATCATCAGATCGTCTTTACGTCTGCGCTCGTGGCGGCAAGACCTCATCAGGAGCAATATCCGAGACTGATTCTGGCATATGAGACCCTCTCGGAGACGAATTGGAACGCGGCCTATGTGACGCCCAGTTTCGTTCCACACGTCTTCATCGATATCGAGGAGCATCTCGAAACCAAATTGGAAGCGATGTCGGCTTTTCAGTCGCAGCTGCGGCCACCACCGCATGAGCGCGCGATCGAAACCTTGAGGGCGCTGGCGACGTTGCGCGGCGCAACCGTCTTCAGTCAAGCCGCGGAAGCCTTCGTGATGGTTCGCCAGGTTCTGTGA
- a CDS encoding polysaccharide biosynthesis/export family protein, with protein MKSDAISGKRLASCRSIWVALAILVAAANGTRSEVYQLQPGDVVNFDFLDDALLPVLLTVDADGTAQFPLVGGVEIGGLSVSQALEKLRTEYKNRQMLVDPKIALNIATYKPVFVLGEVKNPGSFPFYPGLTVEQAVGLAGGTLTAASSASDKIMARARLRGTMDGAEVEIVHEAIYAARLAAQLRGAETIDLRDAPETARPFLEKTSLKSVLEIEEKILKTDLITTQAQVQILTQGIAETEAALKILAQLEVEQKSVVEMNERDLERVTALRKRELNTETEIARVKNTTSNEKTQLLEIYAEMSRSRRELGNLKLELAKLQADREKDILLKLQEREAAIKKLQSTRQSAEEQFYLIASVAADERNRDQISFTYEVRRPKKGVNTVIDGAPYTELLPGDVVAVSIAGM; from the coding sequence ATGAAAAGCGACGCAATTTCCGGCAAACGCCTTGCGTCTTGCCGGTCGATCTGGGTCGCCCTGGCCATCCTTGTCGCGGCCGCGAACGGTACGCGATCGGAGGTTTACCAGCTGCAGCCCGGAGACGTCGTAAATTTTGATTTTCTTGACGACGCCCTGCTGCCAGTTCTGTTGACAGTTGACGCGGATGGGACTGCGCAATTTCCCTTGGTCGGCGGCGTTGAAATCGGGGGTCTCAGTGTTAGCCAGGCGCTGGAAAAGTTACGGACCGAGTACAAGAACCGGCAGATGTTGGTCGATCCTAAAATTGCTTTGAACATCGCGACCTACAAGCCGGTGTTTGTCCTGGGCGAGGTCAAAAATCCCGGATCCTTTCCCTTTTATCCGGGCTTGACGGTCGAACAGGCTGTCGGCCTTGCAGGTGGGACTTTGACGGCGGCGTCGAGTGCGTCTGACAAGATCATGGCCCGCGCGAGATTGCGTGGGACGATGGACGGCGCCGAGGTGGAAATCGTCCATGAGGCGATCTACGCAGCACGTTTGGCGGCCCAGTTACGTGGTGCCGAAACCATCGACTTGCGCGACGCTCCAGAGACCGCGCGACCCTTTCTCGAAAAAACATCACTTAAGAGCGTGCTCGAGATCGAGGAGAAGATCCTGAAGACCGATCTGATTACCACACAGGCTCAAGTCCAGATTCTGACGCAGGGGATTGCCGAAACAGAGGCAGCCTTGAAGATCCTCGCCCAGCTTGAAGTCGAGCAAAAAAGTGTCGTCGAGATGAACGAGCGAGATCTTGAACGTGTGACCGCGCTACGCAAACGCGAATTGAATACGGAGACCGAGATCGCGCGGGTCAAGAATACGACCTCCAATGAAAAAACCCAGCTTCTGGAGATATACGCGGAGATGTCACGCTCGAGGCGCGAACTCGGCAACCTCAAGCTGGAGCTCGCCAAACTGCAGGCAGATCGGGAAAAAGACATATTACTGAAGCTCCAGGAGCGCGAAGCAGCGATCAAGAAGCTCCAGTCCACGCGCCAATCCGCCGAAGAGCAATTCTATCTCATTGCTTCGGTGGCCGCCGACGAAAGAAATCGTGACCAGATCTCCTTCACTTACGAGGTTCGCCGCCCCAAAAAAGGGGTCAACACCGTGATCGATGGTGCGCCATATACGGAGTTGCTTCCGGGGGATGTTGTCGCTGTGTCGATCGCGGGCATGTAG
- a CDS encoding DegT/DnrJ/EryC1/StrS family aminotransferase, with translation MAKWPVFDEEQIEAVASMLRTGQVNAWTGPYVAQFEEAYAAFLGVEHAIAVTNGTAALELALFALGLGAGDEVIVTPRSFVASAACVPFCGGMPVFADIDENSQNITPAAIAQKVSSRTKGIIAVHLAGWPCDMPEIMAFARQRGLWVIEDCAQAHGAEIDGRPVGSFGDIAAFSFCQDKIITTGGEGGLIAMNDTALWKKAWSRRDHGKSYDAVHQKAGRSGFRWLHESVGTNLRMMSYQAVLGLCQLARLKEWQATRERNANILITSTADLDALRTPVPRRGIRHAYYRFYTFVRPDRLKMGYDRDQILASLNSAGVSCFTGSCSEIYLEKAFADLQPVGRLPVAQKLGETSLALLVDPSLSEVAVLQNARALRDAVLAATDSARKSA, from the coding sequence ATGGCGAAGTGGCCGGTTTTTGATGAAGAGCAGATCGAAGCGGTCGCTTCCATGCTTCGCACCGGTCAGGTCAATGCCTGGACAGGCCCCTATGTTGCGCAGTTCGAAGAAGCCTATGCCGCCTTTCTAGGCGTTGAACACGCCATCGCCGTCACCAATGGAACCGCTGCCCTCGAACTGGCATTGTTCGCCCTCGGCTTGGGTGCCGGGGACGAGGTCATCGTGACCCCACGCAGTTTCGTCGCATCAGCCGCTTGCGTCCCTTTTTGCGGTGGAATGCCGGTCTTTGCAGATATCGATGAGAACAGCCAGAATATCACGCCAGCCGCGATAGCACAGAAGGTTTCATCGAGGACCAAGGGCATCATCGCCGTCCATCTTGCAGGATGGCCATGCGACATGCCCGAGATCATGGCTTTTGCCCGCCAAAGAGGTTTGTGGGTCATTGAAGATTGCGCCCAGGCGCATGGCGCGGAAATCGATGGGAGGCCGGTCGGGTCCTTCGGCGATATTGCTGCCTTTTCGTTCTGCCAGGATAAGATCATCACCACAGGCGGCGAAGGCGGCCTCATCGCGATGAACGACACAGCACTTTGGAAGAAGGCGTGGAGCAGAAGGGATCACGGAAAATCGTATGATGCCGTTCATCAAAAGGCGGGCCGAAGCGGTTTTCGCTGGCTTCACGAGTCCGTCGGCACCAATTTGCGGATGATGTCGTATCAGGCGGTGCTTGGCCTCTGCCAACTCGCCCGGCTAAAGGAGTGGCAAGCGACAAGAGAAAGAAATGCGAACATACTAATCACATCGACTGCCGACCTCGATGCTCTTCGCACACCAGTTCCGCGTCGCGGCATTCGCCATGCGTATTACCGCTTCTACACGTTTGTTCGTCCTGATCGACTGAAGATGGGCTATGATCGCGATCAGATTCTGGCGAGCCTGAACAGCGCAGGCGTTTCCTGCTTTACCGGAAGCTGCTCAGAAATTTACCTCGAAAAAGCATTCGCCGACCTGCAACCGGTGGGGAGGTTGCCTGTCGCGCAAAAACTCGGCGAAACGAGCCTAGCTCTCCTCGTCGATCCCAGCTTGAGCGAAGTGGCCGTTCTTCAAAATGCCAGAGCGCTTCGGGATGCGGTCCTTGCGGCGACCGACAGCGCCAGAAAATCGGCTTAG
- the murB gene encoding UDP-N-acetylmuramate dehydrogenase has protein sequence MALLVIVELTVNTPKISSKNVVSLLGTIRNVEISTHVPLKYVGRWQIGGPADVVVEPLDGRAVSEVLKCLGAEKVPFLVIGDGTNLLFDDAGFRGVVLRIGRKMSQIAINGTHVVAQAGIWTPVFARKVGSAGLTGAEHTVGIPGTLGGLVVMNGGSQRKGIGSNLVSATVVDIDGKVNILDRNACEFSYRKSNLQRPNLVLLEADFEFATANKSDVRRTMIEIMVSRRKKFPLRLPNCGSVFLSDPKMYDVVGPPGKAIEDAGLRGRRIGGAQIAPGHGNFIVNLGGATSSDVLGLIDLVRRTIFERSGFLLDCEVRHVRPDGVLQPAHLSVQSGKWN, from the coding sequence ATGGCGCTGTTGGTCATCGTGGAACTGACTGTGAACACTCCGAAGATATCAAGCAAAAATGTTGTGTCGCTTCTCGGGACAATCAGGAACGTTGAGATTTCAACTCATGTCCCGCTGAAATATGTCGGGCGATGGCAAATTGGTGGGCCGGCTGACGTCGTGGTGGAACCACTCGACGGGCGCGCGGTCAGCGAGGTTTTGAAGTGCCTGGGTGCAGAGAAAGTGCCATTCCTGGTGATTGGCGATGGCACGAACCTTCTCTTTGATGATGCAGGGTTTCGAGGTGTCGTTCTGCGGATCGGCCGGAAAATGTCGCAGATCGCGATCAATGGCACACACGTCGTCGCTCAAGCTGGAATATGGACTCCTGTTTTTGCCCGAAAGGTCGGATCGGCCGGATTGACAGGTGCGGAGCACACTGTGGGGATTCCTGGAACTCTAGGCGGCCTGGTTGTTATGAACGGCGGCAGCCAGCGAAAGGGGATCGGCAGCAACCTTGTAAGCGCCACCGTCGTCGACATTGATGGCAAGGTGAACATCTTGGATCGAAATGCATGCGAATTCTCATATAGAAAATCCAACCTGCAGCGGCCGAACCTTGTCCTGCTGGAAGCAGATTTCGAGTTTGCCACCGCCAACAAGTCCGACGTGCGAAGGACAATGATTGAAATTATGGTGTCGAGACGAAAGAAATTCCCCCTTCGCTTGCCGAACTGCGGCTCAGTTTTCCTCAGTGACCCCAAGATGTACGACGTGGTCGGCCCGCCGGGAAAAGCGATCGAGGATGCCGGGTTGCGGGGACGTCGCATAGGTGGAGCACAGATTGCCCCCGGTCATGGTAACTTTATCGTCAACCTCGGTGGTGCGACGAGCTCGGATGTGCTGGGCCTGATCGATTTGGTAAGAAGGACGATCTTTGAACGAAGCGGCTTTTTACTGGACTGCGAAGTCCGTCACGTTCGTCCCGACGGAGTGCTCCAACCAGCTCATCTGTCGGTTCAGTCAGGAAAGTGGAACTGA
- a CDS encoding UDP-N-acetylglucosamine 1-carboxyvinyltransferase, producing MHSERQVSIYRVHASRLEGEVLVSGAKNSVLRLLAASLLTSGKVEISNYPGMLLDAQVHLGMLEALGKHCVVEGEIAYIEEIVPPPAELVWRGRSIRNTLLILGALTARTGRGCVPLPGGCKFGERKHDLHVMLLKALGATVTETDTSLEAYAPKGLTGADIRLPIRSTGATENALLCGALARGVTTVWNPHIRPEIIDLIAMLRTMGAKIKVFGQERIEIEGREELTGVRHRVIGDNMEALTWLVGACITNGDVEIHGFPLSDLEVPLIHLKESGARVYTGQESIIVRGGNCYPVEISTGAYPGINSDMQPLFAAFGAMSRGESKIIDLRFPGRYLYAQEMGLMGLDYSIEDNLLRIRGGTKLRGAEVTARDLRAGIALTLAGLVADGETVVHDAWQIERGYDRFIEKVTSLGGDVLAE from the coding sequence ATGCACAGCGAACGGCAAGTGTCTATATATCGCGTCCATGCCTCCCGCCTCGAAGGGGAAGTCTTGGTAAGTGGAGCGAAGAACAGCGTGCTGCGTCTTCTCGCAGCCTCGCTGCTGACATCTGGTAAAGTCGAGATCTCGAACTATCCCGGGATGCTCCTGGACGCGCAGGTACATCTTGGGATGCTGGAGGCGCTTGGAAAGCATTGCGTTGTCGAAGGCGAGATTGCCTATATTGAGGAAATTGTTCCCCCGCCGGCGGAGCTGGTGTGGAGGGGCCGCTCTATTCGCAACACGCTGTTGATATTGGGTGCCCTTACAGCTCGTACCGGGAGAGGCTGTGTGCCATTGCCGGGTGGCTGCAAATTCGGAGAGCGGAAGCATGACCTGCATGTTATGCTTCTCAAGGCACTTGGCGCGACCGTTACAGAAACAGACACCAGTCTCGAAGCCTATGCCCCTAAGGGTCTGACAGGCGCCGACATCCGCTTGCCGATCCGCTCAACCGGGGCTACCGAGAATGCTCTTTTGTGCGGCGCATTGGCCCGCGGTGTTACCACCGTTTGGAACCCGCATATCCGTCCTGAAATAATCGATCTGATCGCCATGCTCCGGACGATGGGCGCAAAGATCAAGGTGTTCGGTCAGGAGCGCATCGAAATTGAAGGGCGAGAAGAGCTCACAGGTGTTCGACACAGGGTCATTGGCGACAACATGGAAGCTCTAACATGGTTGGTCGGGGCGTGTATCACCAACGGCGACGTTGAGATCCATGGCTTTCCGCTATCGGACCTGGAGGTTCCCCTCATACACCTCAAGGAAAGCGGTGCGCGTGTTTATACCGGTCAGGAGAGCATAATCGTTCGCGGCGGCAACTGTTATCCTGTAGAGATCAGTACCGGCGCCTATCCCGGAATAAATTCGGACATGCAGCCCCTCTTTGCAGCCTTCGGTGCGATGTCGCGCGGGGAGAGCAAGATCATTGATTTGCGTTTCCCTGGACGCTACCTCTACGCGCAAGAGATGGGCTTGATGGGACTTGACTATTCCATCGAGGACAATCTCCTGCGAATTCGCGGCGGCACCAAGTTGCGTGGCGCGGAAGTGACAGCACGTGACCTTCGCGCAGGCATCGCCCTGACGTTGGCCGGTCTTGTTGCCGACGGAGAGACGGTCGTTCACGATGCCTGGCAAATTGAACGTGGTTACGATCGATTCATCGAGAAAGTTACATCGTTGGGTGGGGACGTCCTGGCCGAATGA